Proteins encoded together in one Xiphophorus maculatus strain JP 163 A chromosome 13, X_maculatus-5.0-male, whole genome shotgun sequence window:
- the LOC102238023 gene encoding gap junction beta-4 protein-like encodes MNWGNLEVLLSGVNKYSTVFGQVWLSMVFIFRILVFVVAAQRVWGDENKDFDCNTKQPGCTNVCYDHVFPISHIRLWALQLIFVTCPSLMVVGHVKYREKKDMEYTTSNKGQHLYARPGKKRGGLWWTYLVSLIFKASFDAGFLYILYFIYEGYDMPRLTKCELPPCPNVVDCYISRPTEKKIFTLFMVVSSAVCILMCICEMVYLIFKRIKKIIIRKKEYDMQRFLESHKMTPLSDPRPFRSKVRVDPTVSIQNLNNINTEEKPLKRVEES; translated from the exons ATGAACTGGGGTAATCTAGAGGTGCTCCTGAGTGGAGTTAACAAATACTCCACTGTGTTTGGCCAGGTCTGGCTCTCTATGGTGTTCATCTTCCGGATCCTGGTGTTTGTGGTAGCAGCTCAGCGGGTGTGGGGCGACGAAAACAAAGACTTTGACTGCAACACTAAGCAGCCAGGCTGCACCAATGTCTGTTACGACCATGTCTTCCCCATCTCCCACATCCGCCTGTGGGCCCTGCAGCTCATCTTCGTCACCTGCCCATCGCTCATGGTCGTCGGTCACGTCAAGTACAGGGAGAAGAAGGACATGGAGTACACCACCTCCAACAAGGGGCAGCACTTGTATGCCCGCCCTGGAAAGAAACGTGGAGGCCTGTGGTGGACTTACCTG GTGAGTTTGATCTTCAAGGCGAGCTTCGATGCTGGCTTCCTCTATATCCTGTATTTCATCTACGAGGGTTACGACATGCCCCGCCTGACCAAGTGCGAACTGCCACCTTGCCCCAACGTAGTGGACTGCTACATATCCCGGCCCACGGAGAAAAAGATCTTCACGCTCTTCATGGTGGTCTCCTCTGCTGTCTGCATCTTAATGTGCATCTGCGAAATGGTGTACCTCATCTTCAAACGTATCAAAAAGATCATTATAAGGAAGAAGGAGTACGACATGCAGAGGTTCTTGGAAAGTCACAAAATGACCCCTCTCTCAGATCCAAGGCCGTTCAGATCCAAAGTAAGAGTGGATCCTACAGTATCTATTCAGAATCTCAACAACATCAACACTGAAGAAAAGCCTCTTAAGCGAGTGGAGGAAAGCTAG